The Mobula birostris isolate sMobBir1 chromosome 6, sMobBir1.hap1, whole genome shotgun sequence genome has a window encoding:
- the LOC140199712 gene encoding filamin A-interacting protein 1-like codes for MRSRSNSLESSPKIKRLHQRVRSRHQNSEKDELYSRDIKINNRRERDYMEETGTVLRNHKTRASSKKHEDLSRDDLLFLLSVLEGELEARDEVITVLKAEKIDLALLEAQYGFVMPTKVLQALQRDSIQAKTNSLQEDIYERPMVELDKLVEKQKETHRRMLEQLLLVERSHKQTVDDLEDEKKKHVEYMEKSDEFTNLLEQERERRVLH; via the exons ATGCGTTCAAGAAGCAACAGCCTGGAAAGCTCACCCAAGATTAAAAGATTGCATCAAAGAGTGAGGTCACGGCATCAAAATTCTGAGAAGGACGAACTATACTCAAGAGATATTAAGATAAACAATCGAAGGGAAAGGGACTACATGGAAGAGACAGGTACTGTTTTGAGAAACCACAAAACAAGGGCTTCATCCAAGAAGCATGAAGATCTTTCTCGAGATGACCTGTTGTTTCTGCTCAGTGTGCTTGAAGGTGAATTGGAG GCTCGAGATGAAGTCATAACTGTACTAAAAGCAGAAAAAATTGACTTAGCACTTCTAGAAGCGCAGTATGGGTTTGTTATGCCAACAAAGGTACTACAAGCTCTCCAAAGAGATTCCATCCAAGCAAAAACCAATTCACTGCAGGAGGATATCTATGAAAGACCAATGGTTGAG CTTGACAAACTAGTTGAAAAACAGAAAGAAACTCACAGGCGGATGTTAGAGCAACTTCTCCTGGTAGAAAGATCTCACAAACAGACAGTAGATGATTTGGAAGATGAGAAAAAGAAGCATGTGGAATACATGGAAAAGAGTGATGAATTCACCAACCTCCTTGAACAAGAGCGTGAACG